CTGTCGATAAATTCGATCATTTCTTCGGCCGTGGCCGGATCGGCGCAGCGTACAATGTTTTTTTCGCGTTCCTCAATAAACTCCAGCGGATCAGTAATAAACACGTTTGGCGCATTTATCTTGCCCACACTGCTTACATGGGCAACAATTTCGATGCCTTGTGTTTTAAGTAACAATTTTGCCAAAGCACCTGCTGCTACCCGGGCCGCCGTTTCGCGGGCTGATGAACGGCCGCCACCACGGTGATCACGGATCCCGTATTTGGTTTGATAGGTATAATCGGCATGCGATGGGCGGAAAACATCCACGTTATGACTGTAATCCTTTGATCGCTGATCTTCGTTAGGGATCAGCATTGCGATAGGCGTACCTGTAGTTTTGCCCTCAAACGTGCCCGACAGGATCTTTACCGTATCGCTCTCTTTACGTTGAGTAGTTATTTTTGATTGACCGGGTTTACGTTTATCCAGTTCGCCCTGAATATAGTCAAGGTCAACCTGCAAACCGGCCGGGCATCCATCAATAATTACACCAATGGCCTCACCATGCGATTCGCCAAAAGTGGTTATCCTGAATAATTGCCCGAATGAGTTACCTGCCATGTGTTTTTTGGGATTTCACCGATGCGGTTTGATTACACCGATTTGTTTGTCATTAAGTCGTTTGTCATTAGGTCATTTTTTGAATGACCATTTAGTTTGTCATGTCGAGTAAGTAAAAGCCGCGGCATCTGAAAGTAAAATGGCATTAGCCACCTTGTCATGCTGAGGAACGAAGCATCTTCTCCGCCCTGCATAGCGGCCATGCTTGTCGTAGAAGATCCTTCGTTCCTCAGGATGACAAAAGATACTACTCAGTATCTTACGGGGAAACCTTTCAGCTTTTGCCTTTATCCTTTCACCTCAACTTCTTCCACTTCAAACCCTTGCTTTTCCAGATCAGTCCAGAAAGCGGGGTATGATTTATCAACTACCGGACCGTTCTCAAATTCCATTTTTGGAAGAACAAGAGCCAGCGGCGCGAAGGCCATAGCCATGCGGTGATCATGGTAAGTGTTGATGAAGATGTTATCCGGGATAAATTTTTCGCTGCAATCTAAGGTGTAAACTTCATCTTTTTCAATCAGTTTAACGCCCATTTTGCCAAGCTCGGTTTGTAAGGCTAAAATGCGGTCGGTTTCTTTGATCTTTAAGGTTTCGAGGCCGGTAAATGATGCTTCGTGGCTTAAGGCCGCGCATACAACAATTACGGTTTGTGCCAGATCGGGGCATTCTTTCAAATCAAATTCGCGGCGGGCGATAGGTTTGTTCTCCTTTTTCAAGTGAACGCCGCCATCTTTAAACTGCGAGGTGATCCCAAAGTTAGCCATAATCTCGGTGATGACGCTATCACCCTGTAAACTGTACGGTGTAAGGCCCGTTAAAAACAGTTCGGCCTCATCAGCCAAAGCAGCAATAGCATACCAGTACGAAGCTGCGCTCCAATCCGGCTCAACGCTTAACGTTGTAGTTGCAAAATCCTGCTTGGCTATCGAAATTACGTTGCCTTCCCAATTGTGTTTAATGCCGGCGGTTTCTAACATCGCTAAGGTCATTTCAACATACGGGCGGGAGGTTAAATCGCCTTCAATGTGTAATTCCAAACCTTCGGGCAAGCTTGAGGCTATCAGCAACAATGCAGTAATGTATTGGCTGCTGATATTGCCTTTTATGCTGATTTGATTGGTTTGTTGTTTAAAGCCACCTTTTAATTTGATGGGAGGGTAGCCGTCGTTTTCTTCATAATCGATATTGCCGCCCAGCACACGTAAGGCATCAACCAATATGCCTATCGGGCGCTCTTTCATGCGTTTGCTGCCGGTTAATATCACTTCATCTTGCTGAATAGCATAGTAAGCAGTAAGGAAGCGCATTGCTGTACCGGCAGGACCGATATCAACGATATCCGATTTGCAATTTTCAATTTCGGAATTATCCGGAGAAGCATCGCCCGCTAAAATCTCCTGATTCTTTCTCAAAATTCCGGCAAGCAACACAGCATCAGCAGCATCAGATACATTCTCAACCCTTACCGCGCCCCTGCTTAGCGCCTCGATGATGAGGGCACGGTTACACTCACTTTTTGAACCGGTGAGGTTAACCGTACCATTAACGAGTTTGTTGTTTCTTTTAAGAATGATGTTTTGCATCATTGTCAAATTAAGCGTGTGTAAGTTTTTCTGCAGCCTGACCCTGACCAGCTTCTGCGTTCATGATCTCGGTTTGGCGACGGATAGATTCACTGTGAACTAATTCGAGTAATTTTTCGGTAAACTCGCCGCTTAATTTTAAGGCTTTACCATAAGTAGTACGTTTTTGCAGGATCTCGTCCCAACGGCCAACTTGTAAAATGGTAATGTTGTTATCTTTTTTGTACTGACCGATTTTTTCGGCAATCTGCATACGCTCGGCAATTTTCTGGATTACCAGGTCGTCAATTTTATCAATCTGGTTACGCAGTTCGGCCAGTTTATCGTTTACATCAGCGTTTTTAACTTCGGGTTTACGTAGAGCTAAGTGGTTGATGATATCGGCAAGGGCAGCAGGGGTAACCTGTTGTTTGGCATCAGTCCATGCTACACTTGGGTCGATGTGCGATTCGATCATCAGGCCTTGCATATCAAGGTCTAAAGCTTTTTGCGAGATATAACCAATCAGGTCGCGGTTACCGGTAATGTGGCTTGGGTCGTTAATGATAGGCAATTCAGGAGCCAAAGTTTTAAGGCTGATGGCAACATCCCACATTGGTTCGTTACGGAAAGCAGATTTTTCGTAAGATGAGAAACCGCGGTGAATAGCCGCCAGTTTAGTGATACCCGCGTTGTTAATACGCTCTAAAGCACCAACCCATAACGAAAGATCAGGGTTTACCGGGTTTTTAACCATTACGGGCACGTCAACACCTTTAAGGGCATCGGCAATTTCCTGAACGGTGAACGGGTTAGCAGTTGAACGCGCGCCTACCCAAAGGATATCAACACCGGCAGCAAGGGCTTCTTCAACGTGTTTAGCAGTTGCAACTTCTACAGCAGTTGGAAGGCCGGTTTCTTCTTTAGCGCGTTTTAACCATTCCAAACCAATGCTACCGATGCCTTCAAACTCGCCCGGACGGGTACGTGGTTTCCAGATGCCGGCACGTAAAGCCGAAATTTTACCTGTTTGGGCTAATAAATGAGCGGTAGCTACTAACTGCTCTTCGGTTTCGGCACTGCAGGGGCCCGAAATTACTAATGGTTCGTTGTTGGTTTTGATCCAGCTGCTAAGCGGTTGGATGTTTAAATTTAGTTTCATTGTGTTTTGTATTAAACGGCTGGTTGTAAAGCCGATAGTTTTGTTAAATTTTATTTATGCTGATCTTTTTTGGTTTCTGTTTTATCGCAGAGTTAAGCGTTTCTCCGGATATTTATGTATTTGCGGATGCTTCGCTCGGCCCGGTGTTGTTTTGGCGGAGAGGATGGTTCATCATCATGCCGCTCATACTCGCCCAGGATGTTAAAGTTGTGGGTGTACTTCAGGATTTGTCTTATCGACGAATCATATTGTTTCTGCTCTTCCCACTCCACATCCACATAAAAATTATATTCGTTACGTTTTCCAAGGATCGGCATCGACTGGATTT
The sequence above is a segment of the Mucilaginibacter celer genome. Coding sequences within it:
- a CDS encoding chorismate mutase, which gives rise to MKLNLNIQPLSSWIKTNNEPLVISGPCSAETEEQLVATAHLLAQTGKISALRAGIWKPRTRPGEFEGIGSIGLEWLKRAKEETGLPTAVEVATAKHVEEALAAGVDILWVGARSTANPFTVQEIADALKGVDVPVMVKNPVNPDLSLWVGALERINNAGITKLAAIHRGFSSYEKSAFRNEPMWDVAISLKTLAPELPIINDPSHITGNRDLIGYISQKALDLDMQGLMIESHIDPSVAWTDAKQQVTPAALADIINHLALRKPEVKNADVNDKLAELRNQIDKIDDLVIQKIAERMQIAEKIGQYKKDNNITILQVGRWDEILQKRTTYGKALKLSGEFTEKLLELVHSESIRRQTEIMNAEAGQGQAAEKLTHA
- the aroC gene encoding chorismate synthase, with product MAGNSFGQLFRITTFGESHGEAIGVIIDGCPAGLQVDLDYIQGELDKRKPGQSKITTQRKESDTVKILSGTFEGKTTGTPIAMLIPNEDQRSKDYSHNVDVFRPSHADYTYQTKYGIRDHRGGGRSSARETAARVAAGALAKLLLKTQGIEIVAHVSSVGKINAPNVFITDPLEFIEEREKNIVRCADPATAEEMIEFIDSVRKDGDTVGGKISCYVKNCPVGLGEPVFDKLHADLGKAMLSINAVHGFEFGSGFEGSEMRGSEHNDIFVKSHLGDVHTITNFSGGIQGGISNGMPIEFKVAFKPVATIMKNQATIDSQGNAAEISGKGRHDPCVVPRAVPIVEAMAALVLADHWLRNKNAKLS
- the aroA gene encoding 3-phosphoshikimate 1-carboxyvinyltransferase; its protein translation is MMQNIILKRNNKLVNGTVNLTGSKSECNRALIIEALSRGAVRVENVSDAADAVLLAGILRKNQEILAGDASPDNSEIENCKSDIVDIGPAGTAMRFLTAYYAIQQDEVILTGSKRMKERPIGILVDALRVLGGNIDYEENDGYPPIKLKGGFKQQTNQISIKGNISSQYITALLLIASSLPEGLELHIEGDLTSRPYVEMTLAMLETAGIKHNWEGNVISIAKQDFATTTLSVEPDWSAASYWYAIAALADEAELFLTGLTPYSLQGDSVITEIMANFGITSQFKDGGVHLKKENKPIARREFDLKECPDLAQTVIVVCAALSHEASFTGLETLKIKETDRILALQTELGKMGVKLIEKDEVYTLDCSEKFIPDNIFINTYHDHRMAMAFAPLALVLPKMEFENGPVVDKSYPAFWTDLEKQGFEVEEVEVKG